AGAGCACCAAGTGTCTGGGCAGCACCCAGTGATGGTGGCTGGTGGCACAGAGCCTTACTTTGTCAATGAGTGGCTGTAGCACCtcagccagctgcagggcagtggGACTGGATATTAGGGTGGCTCTGTCCTGGAGCTCATTCAGGAATACAGAGAGGATCAACACAACCACCTCTGCATCTGCATCCTGCAGTAGGCCCATGAGGCTCTGTGTCAGACTCCGGATGCCTTCGGCCTGTGCAGGACACAATGCTGCACTGTGAAACCATGAACTGTAGAATCATAGCAtatcttgagttggaagggatccacaaggatcatccagtccaacccctggccctgcacagacaatgccaggctgtgcctgagAGTGCTGTCCAAACAGTCCCAGAGCTCTGGCAaccttggggctgtgaccattccctggggtgcctgttcagtgccccaccaccctctgggggaagaacctttgTCTAATATCCAGCCTCaacctctcctgacacagctccagctgttccttcgAGTGCTGTCACGGGTCACCAGAGAACAAAGATTGGTGCTGCCCTTTCATTTCCCTTGCAAGGAAGCTGCAGattgcagtgaggtctcccctcagtctcctctagGCAGAACAGGTCAAGTGCGCTCAGCCACACCTCCTATGGCTTCCCCTCTAGACCCTTCACTATTTTCATATCCTCCTTTGCACAATCTCTAATGGTTTCATGGGTTTTTTACAGTATGGTGCCAAAAATTGCACACAGCACTTGAGAAGAGGCCACGCCagcccagagaagagcaggacaTTCCCATCCattgcccagctggtgatgctgtgcctgatgcatcCCAGAtatccctcctggctgccagggcactgctgactcctACTCGCCGTCACAGGTTCCCCACAGGTCTCtttccacagcacagctctccGGTGTCTCATTCCCTGCTCTAGTcacacagccaggctgcccaTGCCAGGTGCAGCATCTGCTATCTGCCCTTGTTCAACTTCATATGGTTGTCCAGCCAGCAAATCTGTCTCTACACGGCCTCTACCCTCAAGGGAGgcaacagctcctcccaatgTAGTATCATCAGCAAACTTATTTAGTATTTCTTCAAGTGCTGTGTCCAAGTAATTTATGAATGGCtgcaaccccaccctgctgccgCAGGGCCCACAGGCCAAAGGCCTGTCCCAAAGCGCTGGGGCAGCTGAagtgggaggcaggagagctgggagcagctgccccagcgCCCGAAGCCCAGCCAAGCCCAAGCGACTGCgttccccagccccacactgcCTGCACGGCTTCAGCCACTGCCCCCTTCTCACCAGTGAGGGATCCTTGCTGAGAACCACAAGGCCTCTGAGAGCCAGGCAACGCCGCTCCCTGGATTTGCTTTGCAGATGCCTTGAAATGATCTCCAGGGCACTGTCACTCCATTCCCTCATGTCAGGGCACTCAAGGACCTGAAAGACACAcggcagtgacaggggacccggcaggcaggagcctggaaccgcacagggctgggcccaggcagcagcacagggcgtgggcactgtcctggcagctgtggctacgagagggcagagagctgggaggcagctcagcgaggCAGTGCTGAccaacaggctcacctccacaaggaatgccagggcaggcagatcCCAAAGTGGTTCCTGcctgctgagcagccccagtAGGCGGAGTGCAATGCAGGAACACAAGGCGTTCGAGGTACGGTGCATCTCCCTGGAAGGcagaaaaaggcattaaaaCCCTAAGCCAGCAGGAGCAAATGTCTCCCAGGACTGTCTCACACAGTTCTTGTCTTTCCCCACCACCCTGCAAGGAGACCTGGGCCCTTTGAGAGGCGGCTGCTCTtgggcaccctcctctcccagccttttccagtctgcttGGTGGTCCCTTAGTGATGAGGCCCTCTGGCCCATGACCACAGGCACTGTGTGTGGCACCAGGGGACAGGGCACAAATGTCAGAGGCACCGGGgagaagggggtctcacctggccagcagacccacggcataATGGTGGgtgtcagcacagagcagcGTGTCCCAGCCACGCTTGCACTCCATTGCCACCAGTAAATCCAGACACCGCAGGTGGCGGAACAGTGCCCTCACAGTCTGCACTGCAAACCTgcgtgcagagcaaagcccaggtcagCCCTGGGAGTCCTGGCGCCTGCCCTGGGGAATTGGGAGAAATAGGATGGAGCACCTGTTGATGCTGGTGGGAAGGTTGAGTTGCTCCTGGCATTCCTTCCAGAAGGTGTTGACCTCCTCTGGCATATCTAATGTACTGACAAAAACTTggaagagcagagccacaaggaGGCGGGGAGAATATTCCATAAATGGTGCGGGGCACCAGGGCAGGCGGAGAATCTCCCAAACCACCCTGGTTGCCTGCAAAAGGACAAAGCCCCCCGAGACAGCCCTCACTGACAAAGTCTCTGTGTGACAGGGCCCGTGCGTGGCAGGGAGAGGCCCGGAGAGACACAGGGGGAGCAACGGGACtggtggccctgcagctgcccctaggccaggtttcagGGCAGTGCCTGAGGCAGGGAGATGCAGCGGGGGaaggaggatggagagctgcTGTAGAGGTGCCTTGGGGCCAGCAAAAACCAGATCCAGAAACTTACAGCCAGGGCAAAGACTCTTGTTTTGTCCCCATCAGAGGTGGACACTCTGTGCAGTGGCCAGTTctccagcacacagagcagtgttggcaACACCTTGTCCACTGCCATTCCTGATGAGGCTATGGTCCTCCACATGATTGTAGCAGCCCTGTGGGATCAGAGCTGTGTGTCAGGAGGATCTCAGCCACAGCACCATGgcctgggcagctgtgggggcTCAGGTGACAGAGCCCTGGTGCCCTGAATGGCAGGGggggagcattggcagcaggctGGGTGGCTGACATGCCACACCTGAGAAACAGCCTGGTGGGTCCTAGAACTCTCTACCTGTCTGTCAGACTCCACTGGATGGCTATAGAGGGTGATGGGCCCTAAGGCCCAGTGAGCCCTGAGGCCACGAGGAAGGTGGCTCCCGTACCTGTCACATGATGGGGCGCAGCGCAGGAGGGTGACCATGACATCAGTGGGGTATGCCTCGGTCAGCCTCAGGATGTCCATTAACATCCTGTCATCTGGAGGTGCATTGGATACAAGTCTCTGGTGCATGTTCCTCACAAAGTCTGGCACCTGGTGGAGGCACATGGAGAGCTGCCAGAACAGCAACTTTCCCAGCTTCCTCTGAAAAGTGCTTCCCTTTCCACCACACTCTGATGGCTTCAAGGGCTGAGGGGGGCCCAGCGGACCTGGCTTGAAGAGCCCCCAATTCCTGGGGGGATCCAGCCCTGGCCACAGGCTGCTTACTTCATTTGGGTGGGAAACAAGTCTCTCCCCAAAAATATCCAGGTTGGGAGCAGAAGCCTTCATATTTGCTGTGCTCTGAGTGGGTGTGGTATCAGTGTTAGCCATGTGGTCAGTGTAATGTCAGGATTTGcatcctccttcttctcctggCCATGCAGGAAGGTCTCTCCCTTGTCCCACTGAGATCTGTCCTTAAGGGGACATGGAAGAAAATTGGCTAAAGCCTGGGGACAACAAGGAACAAGGTGGTTGCACAGGGCCTCCCTGCAGCACCACTCTGTCccgttgcctcctctggacactgTGGCCACCAGCAGCTGTATTGTGATGTGTTACAAAGGGCCCTGTGACACACAGCAACGTTTTTTCCCACAGTGCCCACTGTCAAAAAGGGCCCTTGCACACAGTGCCATGTGCCCTGGggcttcccccagcccagccaacCTGCCCTGTTGTGGGGCAGCTCCAAAGGAGCTCTACAGGAATAAAAGACACACTGATGTCTCCTGAACCCTCTGGGACACACGACTGGTGCAGACAGTTTTCTTACCCTCCATAACCATTGGGGGGACATATGGGAGCCCCAAAATCAGTGTGTTCTGCCTTAACAGATTCCAAAGGGTGATGATCTTGTACCAAGCAATGAAAAGGATCCACTGCCACTGAGGCTGCCTGCAGGCCAGCCCATCTTGGTGTCGTGCCTATGACCTAGGCAGATCTAGTGCTGGTTATTACTGCCTGCTTGTTTGCCCTGTTGTTGATTGGTATATCTCTTTGTCACTTTCTCCTGTAGGATGAGAGGCCTGTGTGGAGGTTGCAGTCTGACCCTATGGGACAAAAATGAAACCCTGAAGAAGACTAGACTGAAGACCTCATCGGGGTCTGCATTCTTTCCTCATGAGGAGCAGTGAAGGGACAGCTccaatctctgctctctgtgaccaGTGACAGCACCCAAGTGAATGCCTGGaggtgtgccaggggaggtttaggttggatatcaggaaaaggttgtTCCCACAGAGGGTGGtagggcactgaacaggctccccagggaatggtgaCAGCCCCAAGGGTCCCAAAGCTCtgggagcatttggacaaccctttcaggcacagggtgggatggTTGGGGTGTCTATGCAGGGCCATCCTCAAAACAACGCATCCCCACAATCCACATTCCTTTGGATGAACATGACCTCTCCATCAATAAACTCGTGTTCATGGCCACTGCCTCTCCAGGAGCAGACTCTGGCTTTTCAGTCTTATTAAAATTCACACAAAGTTTTgctatgaatatttttttccctccttttaaATGACGAACAGACAGTCCCCGGTGTGCCTCAGTGCTGGCTCCAGGTGAGCACCGACAACACTACAGATGCTGCTCATtagagcacaggcagcagggtgaTGATCCTGCTGCGTATTCCGCTGGGAAAAACTCCTATTTTACAGTTTAGGCTGGCTTTCAAACAAGCGGGGCGTGTTCCGGATCCAGTCCTGATTCCAGTCTGTGCTAACGTGGTTGTCTATGTAAGGATCCGTGGGAAACTCGCCCTTGGAGATGGCCACAAACATTCTCCCAGCCAGGGACCGCCGTCTGTCCTGCCTATGTGTTGAAAGATCGGCAGAGGGCAGGGCAATCCCGAAGGATGGATGAGGACAATTCCCAGGAGCCAGTACCCTACTGCAATGCCGTGGGTGGCACATACGATTAAGAGGAGGCCACGGTGCCCAGTCGACCTCCTCCCTAGGGAGGgtgcagccagctgggcagggTCCCTGGCAGAAGATAGATAGGGTGCTAGTGAAAGTGCACTTGGAGGTGCCAGAGTTCCTTCTCTCGGCATCCTTTGGGACACGGGGAGCAAGCTGCCTACCACAGTAGTGTGAGGTCCACCCAGGAAGCAGAAGCTGAGATAAGCTACCTGTTGCACAGGTGCAAGGTCCATCTGGAGACAGAGCCATCAATAAACATACACTCCCAGAGATCAGCCAGGACTGAGCTCAGGTGCCTGGGGCTGTGACTGAAGGATGTGTGCGTGGGGACACCAGGTGAGGCCACCCAGACCCCTTACTGCCCTCAGGGGTCCATCACTTGGGGCAGCCCAAGGTTTGAGAGGGAAGCAATGAGTGCCTTGAGGGCCCAGCTCTGCTTGGGACTGCTCTTCTGGATGGGGGCTGAGAGGAGCTGCAAGGTGGTGCCCATCCCCATGGCTGGTCGTGACCAGCTCCCTGTGACCTTTTCCTTCATGGACAGGAATTTACAGATTCTTTTGGGGGTGACCTGCTGGttcaggaaaggggaaagagctGGGCACTGGGTTTGTAAAGAGGTTCTGCCAGAGGCCAGAGTACCCCCAACTCCCCAACTCTTGGTACCTTTTCTTGTGTGAAATCCCAGGAGCACCTGGGTCATTGAGCTTTGGAAAGGGTCATTGGCTGCCTAAGGCTGATTTGCTGTGTTCTCCTGGGCACTTGGCTTTCAGGAGTCCTTGGCACTTGGAATGTGAATGTGCGCAGAGCGATCTTATCCCCTGGAGATGCTCTTTGCCCTCCATAGCAGATGGGCAGCAGAGGAAAGCCCCAACTTTCCTATCCAAGAATTGTAGGCAGAGAAATGAAGCAGATGagcatccagctgtgctgccagggtgATGTGCCTGAAAGCCAATttctgccaggggctgggggccgGGCAGTGGTAGAGGAGCTGCACCTTCTGTAGAGGCCTTGGGGagggggagtggaaggcagaaaCACTGAACCCACAGCCCAGATCAACAGCCTCCTTCCTGTAGCAACAGCCATGCTCATAAATAGCAGGAAGTATGgagaagcaatgaaaaaaaaaaaaatcacaggagaCAACTGCCCAAGAGTCCCCAGCTCTGTGGAGCACGTCGGGAGCAGAGAGATGCCCAATGCCCAGCAGGCACCAtgaggggagcacagggaggttCAAACCCACACCCGTGTCTCCTACCTGCTGCATTTGGGGAGAGCTCTGACACCTTGAGTTCTCTGGGACAGAACCAGCTCTTTCCCTTCTACACTCAACCCCAGCATGGGAGGGGAGTGAAGAGggccccttcctccccacctcCAGCAGACAGCAAGGGCAGAAGTGGAAGAGAACAGAAAGCCTCCAGGGGCCAAACTTGCACCTTGTTTcgctgctgggggctgggggtgggaatTTGGCAGCTCTCCTTCTTTGGAAAGGGTCCAGCTGCCTTAGGAGAGAAATTCCTTGCATAGCTTTGTTGTGAAGAAAGTGCTGACCTGTTTGGGGGTATTTGCTGAGCAAGTGAAGACGAGCCAAAGGCAGCTTGTAAGTGCTGGAAGAAAATGGCCCAGTTTGCTCATCACCAGGGTTAGGCAGCTGATCAGGCTCTCTGGGGGAAGTGGTGCCTGGGGACAGTGGCTTTGTGTGCCATAAGGGAGGCCACGAGGGTGTCCCAATGCTCCCTGGCTTCACATACCTCCAGAGAGATGATCTGACTGCGGCACAGAGGCTGCTGGTGCCATGCCATGTGAGCATCAGAGCTGACCTGGCAGTTACATCCAGACACTGGGGCCCGGGAAAACCCCACCATTCCCAGAGGTGAGACCCAGAGGACCTGGAGAGCTGGAATCTCAGGGTGAGGATGAGACAGTGGGTCAGGGAGGGGTTGTTTAGCTATGGTTTACTCAGAGATGGTTTGACATCTTGGGATGCAAGGGACTCACACAAGACATTGATCACTACGGTGTCAAAGGGGATTTAAACCAGCAGCAGGTGGCTGGGGGAGAGGGCATGGAGGGACTGGCGTAGGAAATGGACCTTATGTTCACTTCTGAAAAtgccagcaggaaaacaaacagtgGAACTGCAATAAATATGGGAGGCAAATCCGACCTCTTGCAGTgccaggagagcagccagggcGTAACTTAAAGAACGTCAATTTAGTTTAGATAGAAGGTAGCATTTTTTTAGGATGATGGTGGTGGAACACTGGCACAacttgcccagggaggtggtggatgcTCTATTCCTGGGAACATTTAAGGCTGGGATGGACAggtctctgagcaacctggtctagtgaaaggtgcccctgcccatgagATGGTGTTTAAATgccccttccaacacaaaccattctggaattctgtgattccatgactcCATGTTCCTTTGCCTGGACAACAGAGCAAGGGCAAACCTAAATGTGTTTCCACATCAACACCAGACACCTAAACCAGCTACTCACATATTTTAGGGGAGGCTATAATAAGGTGACACTTCCACTTGCAGACTGGATTGAAGTGTTGGAGAATAAGACATAAAGATAAAACTTTTTAATGCAGGACCACCAGGAAAAGGTGCTACTCTGGATCTGCtctgaaaatgaggaaatatgtccaaaagaaaacccaaaacacaacaaaccaGGCCAATtacagacaaaaaagaaaaattatgagtACAAGGAAAAGTGATGCTGAGGAGTAGAAAGTCTCCCAGAAGAACAGGAAAGCTGAAAGAACGCATCAAGTCAGATATAAATAGGGAAGCAAGACAACTAGGAGCAACCTGGAGGCTTGTCCTGCTAAATGTGCTCAAACCAGTGGTGACCAGCTCAGCCAGTCTTCTGCAGGTACTGGGAGGTGGGAAGCGtgcacagggatgggatggacACAGTGACAGGGCTTTCTTGTGGGGGCATTCACACTCCtacccattttttccctcaaggTGGAAAAGGCTCTTAAATTGGAATAGAAATCCTGGTGGGGTTATGCTGGAGAGACAAGCTAAATGTCCTGGACAGTTTGGAAGTGGCCAAcaccaggatggggacactgatGGTCAGCAGGAGCATGGTCAGGTCCTGTCCTGGGGTAGTACAAGGATTCTTGAGCCTGGGGATACTCACAGGAGCAGTCCTTCCTTGGGGCCACTCCCCCTCCCCAGAAGGGAGCCTGTGCATCCTGTCACAGGGAACTGGGGCAGAACCTCAGGATATCCAGCTGCTGAGGAGCCTGGAGCAGTCCAGTCCTTAGTGGGGAGCTGGgaatttccttttcccagggaggGAACAGTTCCTATTTTAAGTCTTGCTGGAGCAAAtggcattgatttttttccctctctctctcgctctcactttttttttttctttttttttttttccagatgagtCAAAATTGACCATTCCTCTGCAGAGAAGATGCTGAGTGAAGCCTGGGAGAAAAGAGGTGACAGCCTCAAGGCTGCTGGGACAATCCCCAAGGAAGCAGTGGGAACATGCCAGGATCTTCCATTTTGAGGTTCTTTCCTCTGTGTTACCTGCACATAGGGAAAAGCCAGGTGTTTTCCACTACCCACAGCATCCCTaaggcactgctgctccctcatGCAGCCACCACCCTGCACTGCAGCCTGTATCCTATCCACATCCAGCTCCCTGTGAGGCCAGAGACAGCCACCTCAGCGCTGTGCCTTCCAAGGTGACAGGGATGCTTTCAAGGCTGTCCCCCAAGTGACAGCCTGGGCTCAGCCCCATTACTCTCTCCTGGAGGTCCTTGTCTTGCCTGGCTGGATTTCAAAGCTCTCCCTTGAGCAAGCACCTGTCTGGCAATGTAGGAAGGAGGAGGAACATGTTATTTTTCTCCAGTTAAAAATGAACTACTTTTCAAGTGGTCCCTCTGGAAGGGCTGGTGAGGGGAAGCAGGAATCCAGATGAGTTTCCTTGCTTTGTGGCTGCTGGCCTTGGCTCACACCCACCAGGGAAGGCAGCTGGTGATGatttgaattgaattgaattgaattgaattgaattgaattgaattgaattgaattgaattgaattgaattgcATTGCACTTTGTGGGGAAAACAGGAAGGGGCACAGTCCATGGAAAGGAGGGAGATCCTGGGAAACCCATCCCAGCCAGGACTTGGGGGCTGTGGATAGCTCCCACTGGTCAGAGAAGGGATGTGGAGGGACTGGAGATGGCAGCCAGGGTGTTCTagtgtgggaggagaaggacTCCTCCCTTGAATGAGCAATTCAGGCATCACAGAAGGTTTTGGGAGCTCTcccaaccttcctgagtttggCAGAGATGAGGGAACAGCTCTTGTTACCAACGAGCCCCAGCCGCGCAGAGGGATGGGGATTTTGGGCAGGATGTGTagtgggatgggggaaaggGGTGGTCTCTCCATCCTCTCCAATAGATCCCTCAGAAGCTTTGAGGGGACTAACCCTGCACCCTGCACCTGGGGCGTGGATGCCCCAAGATCTGaggtggctgcagagctctgccctcctcctcTTGCAGTGCTGGCCCACGACTGCAGAGCGGAAAGGGAAACATTTCCCACAGCCAACCGAGAGGCAGGGACCCGAGGGCGAACCGCTGGGATGAGGCATGTGAGAAGCATCCGCCGCGTCCCCTTTCCCATGGAAGGCTTCTCCTGGTCCTTTCTCTGATGTGTGCTGAAGTAGTGGTTTTCCTCTGGAGTGGATGAGTCAGCGAGAAAGtcgggagggagcgggggctGCCCGGACATCCCAGGTGCCCTGCCCACTGGGAAGGCTGTGTGGGAGGGAGTAGGCACTGCCCAGGGgtgtgggcagagagcacgaAACATACATGTGAACCGGGAagctggggctggctctgtccctgcagacacagcacGGAGCTCCCCAGttctgggaaaggaagggagggTCCCTCCTTTGGTCCCCTTCACCCTTCCCTGGGGAGGAGGTCACTGTGCGTAGGGGTGAGCTCCCAGCTGTCCCTCTgctgagtgagtggctgtgtcTCTGCTGGCTCCGCAGAGCTCTCACttgctcttctcttcttctcagGCAATTTCATTGACAATGTCCAGCTTGGGAACTCGCCAGGCCAGCTCTGTCACGTCAGGATTCCACCAGATGGAAGCTCTCCACAGTGGCTGTAGGATGTGGCCAGGCCTGGAgtcccctgcccagcagctctgtgtgcagggctcagggctgtggACTGGCCTTGCTGCGCAGGGAGGCGATGGTGTGGTGGTTCCCCGGCCCCGttcacctccctgctgagcctcagCAATCTGtgctgtcccatcccatcctcttCCCATCCATGGGTGGGTGGGCTGCGGGTGGGCTCCAGATCTCgcagcatttctgctgctaGCCAGGTCTCCAGCCGCCCCTGGAACACCTCGTGCTCACTGCAGCCCCTTGCTAACACACCCACCGGCTCTGGCTGCCGAGGCCAGGCATGGTGCTGCTGCACTCTCAGCCCCAGCAACCCGGCCTGGCTGAGCTCATCCCCCGCCTACATGGGCAGGTAACTGTGCTCCCGACTCAGCCAAGCCCCTGTGCCTGCCAGCTTTCCTCACTGAGGGATTATCTGGATTTCCAGTTGTTTCcactcctgcctgtgctgcctgggTCCTTCCCAAACTCCCACCTTTGTGGCTGTGCCTGCTTCACCTCTGGAAAGGAGGGATGATTTTCATGTCATCCCTTGCCACATCCTCTCCAGAGGTGTCAGCTGAAGGCAGGGCATGATGCTGCCCTTTCCTGAGGACATCCTGGCAGGTCCTGGGCCATCAGCAGACACAGAGTTCTGAGCCAGAGCAACAGATGTGACAGCAAGATGCAAAATCAGTCCCAAGCACTCACACCTGGAGGCTGCTCCGGGAGGAAGCAGCTTTAACACGGACAAATGGCATATCAAAGTGGCAGCACCAGCCACAGTCTCCCCATGGGGACTGGCCCAGATGGGACAGCCCTGTCTGGCGGTGGTTGTCTGCTCCCTCTGTCTGCTTCAgcctttgtttttctgcagggacacctgccaaATATTGTCCTCCACCTTCTTGTCCTTTATTGCCCCCCGACTCAATTCCTATGTCCCCCACTGCTCCCCAGCATCCTCACTTGGCATGGTGGCAGTGGGACTAAGCAGGTCAAAGGAGCCTTCGAAGGCAGCCGTCCACAAGCCACGTTTCTGGGCCCTGGTGACAGCTCACGGTGCCTGCTGGcagccccgccgctcccgcggcTCCCGGGTCACGGCTCCTCGGGCCGCCGGCGCCTGGGGACCCGCCGCCCCTCCTAGCGCCGGGCCAGCCGAGCCGGGAGGGGGACATGGGCCCTGGTAATGCATGTCAGCCCCGGAGCCACTGCCGGGGACGCGCCTGGGCCACAGCAGACGAGTTTCCAGCCCCTCCTCTCTGCGCGAAGGAGGGAAAACAGGCCAGTGTCCCGCAAGGTTGCCAGGGTGACATTTTTTGGCGGCCGTGCCGTCGCGGCCGCTGAGCTGGCAGGGGCTGTatgctgggagctggggcagcccctctgtccctgcaccGGGGTGCCCCTGCCCGGGGCCACCCAGCAGCGTGGGGCCACCCAGCAGCGTGGGACCACGGGCCGCAGGATGCAGGTGGGAGCCAGGCGCAGGGGTGGAGGGACAGCGGAACACTGTAGGATCcacacagagatgaaaaatgcCAAAGctttgctggagctgggagcctgCGGGGTAGGAGAGCCTTTTTGGCTGGGGCTTGGGAAGTCTGGGCTGCAAGCTGCAAGAGCCACCATCGGAGCACCGCTGGTTTCCATTTGGTCGGGTTTCGAAAGAGCTGCCTCCACTGGCAGCGTGGGtgtccctcctcctgcagcgggcagtgtttgtttgcttgggaAAAGATGAGCCTCATTATCTGTCCTTCATGGGTCTCGGACTTtaaagctcagcaggaggaGATTTTGCGATGGGAAACTGCCCTGGTGTCAGGCAGGCTTCGCATGGAGGAGGGGGACCACGGCCCCGCTGTGGCAATGGGGACAAGCACCAGGGCTGAGACATAGGCGAGACAGGAGGGTGGCAGAAGGTGACGCGCTCGAACAAACGCAGCTGGGTCAGGTGGAGTCCGGAGGTGCAGCGAGGAGAAAGTGTGGGATGTAATCCAGCTCCACATTGACCTGCAGCAGCGATAACATCGCTGTGCTCCATGTGTGGGAAGGTTCGGGTAGGCAGTCAGTGTAGCCCCCAGTGTTTGCACCTCCCGGCTCCGGCAGCACTAATAACACTGGAAGGGCCAGAATTCCCCCATGGAGCCAAAGCAGCCTTTGCAGAGTTGCCCACGGGCTCTCTCACTCCACCGGAGCATTTATCCACCCGCTCTGATCCAGCCCACATAAAGCCAGGTCACTTCACACAGGTTTCTGCTATCAGGCAGGATTCTTCTCCATTTtcaaggagttttttttttccaa
The Vidua macroura isolate BioBank_ID:100142 chromosome 7, ASM2450914v1, whole genome shotgun sequence DNA segment above includes these coding regions:
- the LOC128809735 gene encoding uncharacterized protein LOC128809735 isoform X4, yielding MANTDTTPTQSTANMKASAPNLDIFGERLVSHPNELSMCLHQVPDFVRNMHQRLVSNAPPDDRMLMDILRLTEAYPTDVMVTLLRCAPSCDRAATIMWRTIASSGMAVDKVLPTLLCVLENWPLHRVSTSDGDKTRVFALAATRVVWEILRLPWCPAPFMEYSPRLLVALLFQVFVSTLDMPEEVNTFWKECQEQLNLPTSINRFAVQTVRALFRHLRCLDLLVAMECKRGWDTLLCADTHHYAVGLLAREMHRTSNALCSCIALRLLGLLSRQEPLWDLPALAFLVEVLECPDMREWSDSALEIISRHLQSKSRERRCLALRGLVVLSKDPSLDNSHVQVLSIHLFREVMELVMDNGKKPLKKHVSKSLLPLFFHCHDENWCVAEASQEALLCGAKFLKRRKLKQLVEKEQPWKFAEVLLAEDRSRAAEHLRRARPYLQSPQEPLREAAVRFMGIAGRYLRKQQEETQFIYKALQDLTDDISPAISSLAIQTLQLLRAVQRASYSPGCRRCKTTSRRVGDRKLPLCGSLWTSMNN